The genome window GGCCGCCTCCACGGCCGCGGCGAGGTCGTCCGGGACGGCCAGGGGAGCGGGCGCGGACGCCACCTCGACGTCGACGTCCACCTCGTCCCCGGCGGCGAGGCCAGCGGCGGTGCGGTGCTCCGACGACAGCGGGACCATCACCGCGCCGCCCATCGAGCCCGGGGTGGTGGTCCACGAGTACGGCGCCGAGGTCCCGTCAGCACGCGCCACGGTCACCCGCAGCAGCGGTCGCCTCCCGGCCCCCAGGGCGTCGAGCACGTCGGTGGGGACCTCGAGACCCGTGGCGTTCCCGCGCGGGTTGAGCACGCTGGTGCGGTACCTCACGCAGCGGATGCTGCCCGGCCACCGCGGCCGCCGTCCAGACCCGGGGGCCTGGCCGGCTGCCGCGAGGAGGTCAGTCGGCCTTCGGCAGGCCCCGGCTGCGACCCCACGCCTCAGCTGCCTCGCTGGCCACCACGACGCCTGCCGTGACGAGCAGCACCGACGGCCAGGCGCCGATCCGCTTGGCGAGCGGGTGGGACCCGCCCATGGCCGCCGTGTACAGCGCGCCGAGCACCGCGGCGCCCAGCGGCCCGGTGGTCTTCGCCCAGCGCTTGCCGCACCAGGTCCCGGCCAGGCCGAACAGCGTGCCGCCGACCTCCCGCTTCGTCGCGCGGGCGACGGCGAAGCCGCCGAGGAGCCCGGCTGCGGCCACGACGGAGGGCCGCAGCAGCAGCCCCGTGCTCGTCGTCGAGCTCTTCTCGCTCATGAGCGCCTCACTCCCACTCGATGGTGCCCGGCGGCTTGCTGGTCACGTCCAGTACCACGCGGTTGACCTCGGCCACCTCGTTGGTGATGCGCGTGGAGATCCGGGCCAGCACGTCGTACGGCATGCGGGTCC of Quadrisphaera sp. RL12-1S contains these proteins:
- a CDS encoding YdeI/OmpD-associated family protein — translated: MRYRTSVLNPRGNATGLEVPTDVLDALGAGRRPLLRVTVARADGTSAPYSWTTTPGSMGGAVMVPLSSEHRTAAGLAAGDEVDVDVEVASAPAPLAVPDDLAAAVEAAGATAFFDGLAPSHRKEWVRWVEDAKKAETRSSRVTQAAEALAAGKPRR